The genomic interval TATGTTACAGGTATTGCAGGGAAGAAACACCCGTCCGACCTCATAAAGGCGAATCTCCTCCACCCTTCGGCTGACATTGAATCGCGCCGAATTGAGCAGCCCAGGCAGGAGACTGGTCCTCATGACGCTCATCTCCTCGGAAATAGGATTAATGAGTTTGACGGGTTCCGGGCCGCCTGTCAGCCCAAGATCGTCCAGTTCCGACCTGCTTACATAGCTGAAGCTGATAGTCTCAAAGAAGCCGTCGGCTTCCAGAAGGGATTTGACCCTGTGGACAAGCTTCCGCTGTTCCGGTGATCTGACGGGAACCGTCCGGCCGATGGGCATGGTTATGGGGACCTTCTGATATCCATAAATTCTCGCGATCTCCTCAACGACATCCTCCTCCCTGGCGATGTCCCTCCTGTACCCCGGCACTGACACGGTCCACCAACCTCCTTTGCCCTTCCTGGGCTCAAGGTCCAGTCCGGCAAGGATGGATTCCATGGAATCGACCGGGATCTCCGTCCCCAGAAGGGAGTTGACCCTGACGGGTCTGAAACGGACCTTCCTTTCGCCCTCGACCCTGGGATGAAGATCCAGGATGCCCGAACATACACTGCCGCCGGCCCATTCGTTAATGAGCCGGGCCAGTCTGTTCAAGGCGATCGTGGTGGCTGACGGATCGGTCCCCCTCTCGAACCGAAAGGACGCATCGGTTGAAAGCCCAAGCCTTTTTGAGGTCTTCCTGATGGTCACGGGATCGAAACAGGCGCTTTCAAGGAGAAGATCAACGGTATCATCCTCGACCTCCGAGTTCTCACCCCCCATGATGCCCGCTATGGCAACCGGGCCCAGACCATCACAGATAAGCAGGTCCCCGTCATCCAGATCTCTCTTCTGCCCGTCCAAGGTGCTCATGATCTCACCCTCAACGGCCTTCCTAACGACAATGCGGTTTTCCCTCAGCCTGCTGTAATCGAACGCGTGCAGCGGCTGTCCCAATTCAAGCATGACATAATTTGTTGCGTCAACCACGTTGTTGATGCTTCTGACGCCAAGGGCCTCAAGCCTCCGCCTGACGTTCTCGGGAGATTTACCGAGCTTGACTCCTGAAATCACCCTCGCGGAATACCGCGGGCAGGCGTCCGGAGCTTCAATCTCCACCGATGACATGGCCTCAACCGGCAGGTCACCTTCAGTAACCCCGGTTTCAGGGATACGCACCTTACGACCATAAAGAGCCGCCAATTCCCGGGCAACACCAAGATGGCTCAGCCAGTCGGGCCGGTTGGGGGTGACCCCAATCTCAAAAATGTTATCGCCATCAACCTCAGCCATACCCTCGACCTCCAACCCCATCATGGTGAGATCCTCAGCCAACTGCTGCGGTTTTTCCTCCAGATCAACGAACTCCTGGAGCCATTGGAGACTGATTTTCATCGATTTGCTCCTTGCAGAATAAAAATTTTATTAATCTAACTTGTTAGGTTTAAGCTGATAACGCATTGTTTAATAAAATTTTTATAGTTCCTAGTACCTAGTACCTAGTGCCTGGTTCCTAGTTTTTAACCTCAAACTTCAAACTCCCAAACTTATAAACTTTAATTGCGACTTCAAACCTCAAACTCTCAAACCTTCTTCTTCAAACCTGCCCTTCCCCCTATCCGAACTGACTCAGGAACCTTGTGTCATTTTCAAAAAAGAGCCTGATGTCGTCTATTTCGTACCTGAGCATGGTAAGACGTTCAATGCCCAATCCGAAGGCAAACCCGCTGTACTTTTCCGAATCATAGTCAACGGAACGGAAGACCTCCGGATGGATCATTCCGGCTCCAAGAATCTCAATCCATCCGGTACCGGAGCAGACCCTGCAGCCTGCGCCTCCACAGATTACACACCCGATATCCACTTCTGCGCTGGGTTCGGTAAACGGAAAGAAACTTGGTCTGAACCTCACCGGGGTCGATTCACCGAAGAACTGGAGCATAAACTGGGTAAGTACCCCTTTCAGGTCACTGAAAGAAACGCCCTCGTCGACCATGAATCCTTCTACCTGGTGAAACATGGGGGAATGGGTCACATCGAAATCCACACGGTAAACTTTTCCAGGGGATACTATACGCATTGGGGGACTTTCGGATTCCATCGTCCGGACCTGAACGGGAGATGTGTGGGTCCTCAGAACGGTATCCGTGTCGATATAGAAGGTATCCTGCATATCTCTCGCGGGGTGATTTTTTGGAATATTAAGGGCTTCAAAATTGTAATAATCCTTCTCGATCTCCGGCCCCTGGCGAATGGAAAATCCCAACCCCTGAAAAATATCCAGGGTCTCCTCCATAACAAGGCTTATGGGATGGCGGTACCCCCGCCTGCGGGACACCCCCGGCATGGTAATGTCGGCCTTCTGCTCCTCGCTGTCCCTGGCCCTTTCCTCGGCTGAGATACTACCAGCCCTCTCCTCGAGGGACATGGCCATGCTCTTTCTGGCGTTGTTGACGGCCTGGCCCGCCGCGGGACGATCATCGGGAGAAAGTTCTCCGAGAGACTTCAAAAGTGCTGTAAGCCTGCCTTTTTTACCCAGGAAGCGCACCTTTACTTCATCGAGTTCCTTTAAACTTCCCGCGGAGGCGATCTCCTTTTGAGCTTCCTCCAACAGCTTGCCCACCTTGGCCTTCATTATCTTCCTCCAGCGCGAGAAAAATTGCCCACATCTCGCGACCTTACGTGAGGCCGATCCCTGGACCATGTCCCCGGGCCTCAAAAAAAAACCAAAAGGCCTCCATCCCCAAGGACGAAAGCCCTGAACGCTCCGCTTACCTGAACCGCCGAAATGCTGCGGGAACAACCCACAGAGGGAAGTATCCTTGGATAGACTTTTTACGACCCTACCAAAATTAGTACAACCGCCAAACGAAGCCTTCAAACCAAAATACCACGGGTATCAGCCGATGGTATGGTATCAGGGGATAAGTTTTTTAACCTCGTCCACATGACCGAGAACAGTGACAACGTCCCCTGCCTTCAGTTTCTCCGAGGCCAGGGGAGAAATGATCATGCTGAATTCCTTCTCCCCGTCCGCGTCCTGGCTGCGAATGGCCAGGATGGTTATTCCATATTTTACCCT from Deltaproteobacteria bacterium carries:
- a CDS encoding phenylalanine--tRNA ligase subunit beta; translated protein: MKISLQWLQEFVDLEEKPQQLAEDLTMMGLEVEGMAEVDGDNIFEIGVTPNRPDWLSHLGVARELAALYGRKVRIPETGVTEGDLPVEAMSSVEIEAPDACPRYSARVISGVKLGKSPENVRRRLEALGVRSINNVVDATNYVMLELGQPLHAFDYSRLRENRIVVRKAVEGEIMSTLDGQKRDLDDGDLLICDGLGPVAIAGIMGGENSEVEDDTVDLLLESACFDPVTIRKTSKRLGLSTDASFRFERGTDPSATTIALNRLARLINEWAGGSVCSGILDLHPRVEGERKVRFRPVRVNSLLGTEIPVDSMESILAGLDLEPRKGKGGWWTVSVPGYRRDIAREEDVVEEIARIYGYQKVPITMPIGRTVPVRSPEQRKLVHRVKSLLEADGFFETISFSYVSRSELDDLGLTGGPEPVKLINPISEEMSVMRTSLLPGLLNSARFNVSRRVEEIRLYEVGRVFLPCNTCNIAEERMRVSAVMAGNRCPKTWYGEGKRADFFDVKGAVENLLRGMGIEDISFSELDMPYLQTGQGAWVMVGDQPVGPVGTLDRDTRERYGIKGWAGCFELDIHRFQDEALKISPYRPIPKFPEVLRDLALIVPPMVKAGEIKMTVMDAGENLRAVHVFDEYRGKGVPAGHRSLAFSLHFQSPERTLTDGEVDRNMVGILKVLKKKFGVKLR
- the pheS gene encoding phenylalanine--tRNA ligase subunit alpha, with the translated sequence MKAKVGKLLEEAQKEIASAGSLKELDEVKVRFLGKKGRLTALLKSLGELSPDDRPAAGQAVNNARKSMAMSLEERAGSISAEERARDSEEQKADITMPGVSRRRGYRHPISLVMEETLDIFQGLGFSIRQGPEIEKDYYNFEALNIPKNHPARDMQDTFYIDTDTVLRTHTSPVQVRTMESESPPMRIVSPGKVYRVDFDVTHSPMFHQVEGFMVDEGVSFSDLKGVLTQFMLQFFGESTPVRFRPSFFPFTEPSAEVDIGCVICGGAGCRVCSGTGWIEILGAGMIHPEVFRSVDYDSEKYSGFAFGLGIERLTMLRYEIDDIRLFFENDTRFLSQFG